The following are encoded together in the Vibrio zhugei genome:
- the apt gene encoding adenine phosphoribosyltransferase, whose protein sequence is MTTETLSLIKSSIKSVADYPKPGILFRDVTSLLEDSKAYQATIRLFVEKYQSMGFTKVVGTEARGFLFGAPLALELGVGFVPVRKPGKLPRETKAQSYELEYGTDTLEIHVDAIQPGDKVLVVDDLLATGGTIEATTKLIRDLGGVVEHAAFVINLPEIGGDKRLESLGLNVYSLCEFDGH, encoded by the coding sequence ATGACAACCGAAACTCTTTCACTTATCAAATCAAGCATCAAAAGCGTCGCAGATTACCCAAAACCAGGGATTTTATTCCGCGATGTCACTAGCTTGTTAGAAGATTCCAAAGCTTATCAGGCAACCATTCGACTGTTTGTTGAAAAGTACCAATCGATGGGTTTTACCAAGGTAGTCGGCACAGAAGCGCGCGGTTTCCTATTTGGAGCACCATTAGCACTAGAGTTAGGTGTGGGTTTTGTACCTGTACGTAAACCAGGTAAATTACCACGTGAGACGAAAGCACAGTCTTACGAGCTAGAGTACGGTACGGATACCTTAGAAATTCATGTTGATGCAATTCAACCGGGTGATAAAGTCCTTGTTGTTGACGATCTGCTCGCAACGGGTGGAACGATTGAAGCAACGACCAAGCTGATCCGTGATTTGGGCGGTGTTGTTGAACATGCGGCATTCGTTATCAACCTTCCTGAAATTGGTGGTGATAAACGTCTGGAAAGTTTGGGATTGAACGTTTACAGTCTATGTGAATTTGACGGTCACTAA